One Octopus sinensis linkage group LG21, ASM634580v1, whole genome shotgun sequence DNA segment encodes these proteins:
- the LOC115222855 gene encoding serine-rich adhesin for platelets-like, with amino-acid sequence MATNLKLMKEINEQFLVCKICFEAYKNPKTLTCLHTFCSNCLQKHVDSEQERTSRYTLYSRHVYCPICRKKTEIPTGGIRRLPDNFLVSNLTDVLNRLKTTKVQPCEICHTVRSRSNEACSKCLECSKLMCKSCVKLHMTTKVTQNHSLFDLEGEKDIECKAHSGEIVRFYCEPCDECICVVCTFQEHRDHEICSFNEGSAKYKSTIENLLSHGKDRLIDLRMKLGMINKCEGALKDTRERIRDLAISYISQVRQTEKQLLQKVDAMFGDEILDFLENKSWLQENFDNLQNTCSLAEIIVKDKGIEILLLKKELQKKLDVLLQPDLPEVPQHLATNIKFVPGFVKLGHISVPGREEEDMNITSEKEANCSAFNRSMRSEMKHIDMQTDCVTSMTSSTTMSTDVNRGTAASQTAKIETVNRLAGTDTNHTRDKSTEVYWIDPKSRGTMTDPPQSRSRRSQTYLNDDANITSICETLKKNVTTESKSMETEVSISSLDDVSTEDLLLLQRAKKSGLEIQSLLSPSRGPADKQPARTEEKGIGEGSVLTSCASINTDKVLICDRRVSSHLSHDSGSCSPVVDRKSRRLSADILALQQKFSEPHVPRYQDSGKSSPPSPSTPPTPTRSSGRGSPESTHSRNGQKETRNMETDTSSLLSSQITTQGTSTDAVKTASASSEVKPTTISVGVSVRPNYKDTGTGDQILTLEEKVFVDGETSPINDLPGILFEDIEGSTNRCLSATSASKRSSSCFSDVCTETESLKMRDSQTLTSVLKTVDNWTLTDRTEFINTATSPILIPMCEVGVSTLNPVLVSQGMSTEAVEHADCQTETSIFTQDSETLTDRVISTDAQTNIHIHSEDSQTWIDCSTQSETGTMTETDAGTSTIEDFLLLAEGEPSGDIANISEVIDSDQGASEDDIFFELTEDDDDRMMHQCVRGWNNTMTLLESMENHNTSLCNKCCLQKPVEVAHRATMSSPTLTHDQGTMVLSFNTALTEFTDRNVQTIQTAVADKSIEAAFSDPPGNSNLVAAECNDVATSTESLAYMGLMSEVDINDLYLLPDSAFDLHSDTDTANSEYDSDTQIEMVDSETSMENSQSVEAGTQTPMITESEGQSLGQEPDPQTLLQMINDDDSKHLVSIGVNTMRKVTYEKETSTQSRYLFSKGTMTFYLNKSDKSTGSNRSSIASRNSLLIDRVDKDTMTCSGGTSEKGVSTDSSQLNEQVAACINKLKNVRDKLQSPTSKQAPEIGELSPKSLARKSKPELKDLLGSTSTTESSSVDSVGTVSATTSGSEPCSLTTPTTTTRPKSSLFSSPLLAFSSTSTSVTSSGHGDNKHSSCPAAATTASATAITMSCSVGCSTTLLTTMASSNNTMSTSLSSASPLSDNQRISERTTTRKAQPITTLKCRYKDVNAAANGLDKSQTLPRQFSAPTNDLQLQQQQQQLQQQQLQQQQAGLLNSSPSRLPLLRYNSAPGKIVTVPKHAPPKDLSVSPQTSPKSTSKIPTTRKLNESQKDTIKDYYTITNAKPTNQLPSLPAITETRTPPGCSDPSDLTTMSNCYSNSMSDSCPAQTFSTLSPTCTSLTADDTSVEPASPATGKRNTLATPDSPCISGSSRECSPQTRKTGFMQRLLTRKPKKDTSNDSSKRQQRHHQRPDSSPASVSTSSSSSALSINDSKSATPSPKSPPKSGLRVGKKAMSPSPTSSSKTSSTNANTNRPTSAINMTNSASPASSAQAADDKTAKSKKSRPFVYMRQRIFSIQHDNEDSPERRARALERQKKTEKKTEKKKTGSSATDGSNSSSSPGLRRDRCEGNGKNGQGLIKTNGEANLLTVEGQSFADVC; translated from the coding sequence ATGGCAACGAACCTGAAACTTATGAAGGAGATTAACGAGCAGTTTCTGGTGTGCAAGATCTGCTTCGAGGCGTACAAGAACCCCAAAACGTTGACGTGTCTGCACACCTTTTGCAGCAACTGCTTACAGAAACATGTCGACTCCGAGCAGGAGAGAACCTCTCGTTACACGCTCTACTCACGCCACGTTTATTGTCCAATATGCCGTAAGAAGACGGAGATACCGACCGGAGGAATCCGGAGGTTACCGGATAACTTTCTGGTTTCCAACCTCACAGACGTTCTCAATCGGTTGAAGACTACAAAAGTGCAGCCCTGTGAGATTTGTCACACCGTGCGTAGCAGAAGCAATGAGGCGTGTTCGAAGTGCTTGGAATGTTCCAAACTGATGTGTAAGTCATGCGTGAAGCTTCATATGACAACGAAAGTAACGCAGAACCATAGTTTGTTTGATTTAGAAGGGGAGAAGGACATTGAATGTAAAGCTCATTCCGGGGAGATTGTGCGCTTCTATTGCGAACCTTGtgatgaatgtatttgtgtggttTGCACATTCCAAGAACACCGTGACCACGAAATATGCTCGTTCAACGAGGGTTCAGCCAAATATAAATCGACCATCGAAAACTTACTTAGTCATGGTAAAGACCGCTTGATTGATTTACGAATGAAATTGGGGATGATCAATAAGTGTGAAGGGGCCTTAAAGGATACCAGGGAACGCATACGAGACTTAGCCATCAGTTATATATCGCAAGTGCGCCAAACAGAGAAACAACTTCTGCAGAAAGTAGACGCCATGTTTGGAGATGAGATTCTTGATTTTCTCGAAAATAAATCCTGGCTTCAGGAAAACTTCGATAATTTACAGAACACTTGCAGCCTGGCTGAGATCATCGTCAAAGATAAAGGAATTGAAATTCTTCTTCTCAAAAAAGAACTTCAAAAGAAACTGGATGTCTTACTGCAACCGGATTTACCGGAAGTTCCACAACATTTGGCAACTAATATAAAGTTTGTACCTGGCTTCGTTAAGTTGGGCCACATCAGTGTTCCGGGCCGAGAAGAAGAAGATATGAACATCACCAGCGAAAAAGAAGCGAATTGTTCAGCGTTTAATCGGTCGATGAGGTCTGAGATGAAACATATCGATATGCAGACCGATTGTGTGACATCGATGACAAGTTCCACCACAATGTCGACCGATGTTAACCGGGGAACTGCAGCCTCGCAGACGGCGAAAATAGAAACGGTGAATCGGTTGGCTGGCACCGATACcaaccacacaagagataaatcGACGGAAGTCTATTGGATTGATCCAAAGTCACGTGGAACAATGACTGACCCACCACAGAGTCGGTCAAGGAGGAGTCAGACGTATTTGAATGACGATGCAAATATTACATCGATCTGCGAGACTTTGAAGAAGAATGTCACCACTGAATCAAAATCCATGGAAACGGAAGTGAGTATATCGTCTCTCGATGACGTCAGTACTGAagatctgctgctgctgcaacgaGCCAAAAAATCTGGTTTGGAAATACAAAGTCTTTTATCTCCTTCACGAGGTCCAGCAGACAAACAGCCGGCCAGAACTGAAGAAAAAGGTATTGGAGAGGGTTCAGTTCTCACAAGCTGTGCGTCGATCAATACGGACAAGGTATTGATTTGTGACCGTAGGGTTAGTTCGCATCTTTCGCATGACTCCGGGTCTTGCAGTCCTGTCGTCGACAGAAAATCTCGCAGACTCAGCGCCGATATCCTTGCTTTGCAGCAGAAGTTTTCTGAACCTCACGTGCCTCGCTACCAAGATAGTGGCAAATCTTCCCCTCCATCTCCCAGCACGCCCCCAACCCCGACACGGTCATCTGGGCGTGGAAGTCCAGAGAGCACCCACTCTCGCAACGGTCAGAAGGAGACGAGAAATATGGAAACCGATACTTCATCTTTACTCTCGTCACAGATTACCACCCAGGGAACATCTACGGATGCAGTGAAAACGGCCAGTGCCTCGAGCGAGGTCAAACCGACCACTATTTCGGTGGGGGTCAGTGTCAGACCGAACTATAAAGACACTGGAACCGGTGACCAAATACTCACCTTAGAAGAGAAAGTATTTGTTGACGGTGAGACGTCTCCAATAAATGATTTGCCTGGAATTCTATTCGAAGACATTGAAGGATCCACAAATCGTTGCTTGTCGGCCACATCGGCATCGAAACGGTCATCCAGCTGTTTTAGTGACGTTTGCACCGAAACAGAATCGCTAAAGATGAGGGATTCGCAGACTCTGACGTCAGTGTTAAAGACGGTCGATAACTGGACACTGACGGACCGCACAGAATTCATCAACACCGCCACATCACCCATCTTAATACCGATGTGTGAAGTCGGAGTTTCAACGTTGAATCCGGTGCTCGTCAGTCAAGGAATGTCGACGGAGGCGGTGGAGCATGCCGACTGCCAAACTGAAACCAGTATATTCACACAGGACAGTGAGACGTTGACTGACAGAGTGATCTCTACTGATGCACAGACCAACATCCACATCCACAGTGAGGACAGTCAAACGTGGATCGATTGCAGCACGCAATCGGAGACGGGAACCATGACGGAGACAGATGCAGGGACCAGCACCATTGAAGATTTTTTACTTTTAGCCGAAGGGGAACCGAGCGGAGATATAGCTAACATATCGGAGGTTATTGATTCCGACCAAGGGGCCAGCGAGGACGATATTTTCTTCGAACTTACAGAAGACGATGACGATCGAATGATGCACCAGTGTGTTCGAGGCTGGAATAATACGATGACTTTGCTGGAATCAATGGAGAACCACAACACGTCCCTTTGTAACAAGTGCTGTCTCCAGAAACCCGTTGAAGTGGCGCATAGGGCCACGATGTCGTCGCCCACCCTGACTCACGATCAAGGGACTATGGTTCTATCCTTCAACACGGCACTAACAGAGTTCACTGACCGCAATGTCCAAACCATTCAGACCGCCGTGGCGGACAAGTCGATCGAAGCAGCTTTCAGCGACCCTCCGGGAAACTCGAACCTGGTCGCTGCCGAATGCAACGACGTTGCAACTTCGACCGAGTCGCTCGCCTACATGGGTCTGATGAGTGAGGTCGACATCAACGACCTCTATCTCTTGCCCGACTCGGCGTTCGATTTGCACTCGGATACAGATACGGCCAACTCCGAGTACGATTCGGACACACAGATCGAGATGGTGGACAGCGAGACTTCTATGGAGAATAGTCAGAGTGTTGAGGCTGGCACTCAAACTCCGATGATCACTGAGAGTGAAGGGCAATCACTGGGTCAGGAACCGGACCCACAGACGTTGTTGCAgatgataaacgatgatgattcgaAACATCTAGTGAGTATAGGGGTAAATACCATGCGTAAGGTAACCTATGAAAAGGAGACTAGCACACAGTCACGATATCTCTTTTCCAAAGGAACCATGACTTTCTATTTGAATAAATCAGATAAATCAACCGGTTCCAACAGGTCTTCGATCGCTTCCAGGAACAGCTTACTGATCGATCGTGTGGACAAGGACACAATGACATGCAGTGGTGGTACAAGTGAGAAGGGAGTTTCCACTGACTCATCACAGCTCAATGAACAGGTAGCGGCTTGTATCAACAAGTTGAAAAATGTTCGCGATAAACTACAGAGCCCTACTTCGAAACAGGCCCCTGAGATTGGGGAACTGTCGCCGAAATCGTTGGCCAGAAAAAGCAAGCCCGAGTTGAAAGACTTACTGGGGTCTACCAGCACCACCGAGTCAAGCAGCGTTGACTCGGTTGGAACTGTTTCTGCGACGACATCAGGTTCCGAACCCTGTTCTCTGAcgaccccaacaacaacaacaagaccaaaGAGTTCTTTATTTTCGTCTCCGTTGTTAGCGTTTTCTTCAACATCAACTTCGGTGACGTCATCAGGACATGGCGACAATAAACATTCGAGCTGTCCCGCAGCAGCAACGACGGCGTCAGCAACGGCGATAACAATGAGTTGCAGTGTCGGCTGTTCAACGACTTTATTAACAACGATGGCTTCGTCAAACAACACAATGTCCACGTCACTGTCGTCTGCTTCGCCATTGAGCGATAATCAACGAATCAGCGAGAGAACCACAACTCGAAAAGCGCAGCCAATCACCACATTAAAATGTAGATACAAAGACGTCAACGCCGCTGCCAATGGCCTCGATAAAAGCCAGACTCTTCCGCGTCAGTTTAGTGCACCAACTAATGATTtgcagttacaacaacaacaacagcaactacaacaacaacaactgcaacaacaacaagctgGTTTATTAAATTCTTCTCCAAGTCGTCTGCCTTTGTTGCGGTACAACTCGGCACCCGGAAAAATTGTCACAGTTCCCAAACACGCCCCCCCTAAAGATCTTAGTGTCTCCCCACAAACCTCGCCAAAGTCCACAAGTAAAATACCAACGACCAGGAAACTTAACGAATCCCAGAAAGACACTATAAAAGATTACTACACAATAACTAATGCAAAACCAACAAACCAGCTACCATCGCTACCGGCAATCACTGAGACTCGGACCCCGCCCGGCTGTTCAGACCCTTCTGACTTGACTACCATGTCAAACTGTTATTCGAACTCCATGTCAGATTCATGCCCAGCACAAACCTTCTCCACTTTGTCTCCTACCTGTACATCTCTGACCGCTGACGACACTTCTGTCGAGCCAGCCTCTCCAGCTACCGGCAAAAGGAACACGTTAGCGACACCAGATAGTCCATGTATAAGCGGCAGTAGTAGAGAATGTTCCCCTCAGACCCGGAAAACTGGCTTCATGCAGCGACTTCTCACTCGAAAACCAAAGAAAGACACTTCAAATGATTCCAGCAAAAGGCAACAACGTCACCACCAGCGACCAGATTCCTCACCTGCCTCCGTATCGACATCGTCCAGTTCTTCAGCTCTGTCTATCAATGATTCCAAAAGTGCTACACCTTCTCCGAAGTCGCCACCAAAAAGCGGTCTGAGAGTGGGCAAGAAAGCCATGTCACCATCGCCAACATCGTCTTCAAAGACGTCAAGCACCAACGCCAATACCAACAGACCTACAAGTGCCATTAATATGACGAACTCCGCGTCTCCGGCTTCCTCTGCGCAAGCAGCGGACGATAAAACGGCCAAATCGAAGAAAAGCCGTCCGTTTGTCTACATGCGACAGAGAATATTTTCGATCCAACACGATAACGAAGACAGTCCGGAGAGGAGGGCACGAGCGTTGGAACGTCAGAAGAAAACTGAGAAGAagacggaaaagaaaaaaacaggttCGAGTGCAACTGAcggtagcaacagtagcagcagtccTGGTCTGAGAAGAGATCGATGTGAAGGAAACGGTAAAAATGGTCAGGGTCTGATCAAAACGAACGGAGAAGCGAATTTGTTGACGGTGGAAGGGCAATCATTTGCTGATGTGTGCTGA